The Acropora palmata chromosome 3, jaAcrPala1.3, whole genome shotgun sequence nucleotide sequence GGAGAAATAGAGAGGGATTTCTAGGAATTAAAACGACTAGAAAAGATAAGTGAGTCATGACTGTGTGAACGTAATGGGAAATTCTGAGAATTTGTGGAAGTATATCATGATCTTTGTAGTTTAAGTAGTATTGGGTCAAGTCCCTTcattacaattttcaaaagaagCGATGTGCTCtctaaaaatgatttttaaaaagCGTAAAAAATACCTATTGAATAAGGCTACATTTTCAGAAGTCGCAGCAAACCGAAACTGGTAGGCTACCATGCCTTCGGGGTGAAACAAGGCAAACCGACTCTTGTGAGTGATCACTTCCATTAACGAGGATATAAACCTCATCAATAGAAGCCGTCCTTGCCTTCTTTGATACATTTTTCATTGCGCTGTGATGTGTTCTTCCAAAGTAAAACTCCAGTAGGGTATGGTAAATGGGAACTATTTAGTAGTGGCAGTGGTAGTGGCAAGATTTATGGACAATGGTTTCTAAGAATTCATAATATATTTATAGTAGGAAATTCCTAGAGTGTGCGAAAAAGattccaaaaggaaaaaaaagaagaagaagaagaagtcaCATCCGTTAATGTCCATGCAATTTCTAAGAAATGTGCACAATGTTCCACCTATTCCCTAGTAATTGAAacttagaaaaagaaaatatatggTTCAATTTAACAATTATGTTTCAAAATTCTTGTTGGACTTAGTTGCTTTCTCAGTTGTGGTGAATCCAGGAGCCGATAATTAATCGGCCCTTGGTGGATCCCAATCAAGTTGTCAGGTTTTCCAAGAAAAAATCAGTGCCACATTGTTAGCAGTTTGTATTCCTGCAATTAATCTAGAAGTAAAATATCGTAGATTATAGTTTAGAATCATAAGCAAATTAATCGAAGCTATAACTATTTAAAGAATACGAacagcaaaaccaaaattacCAAGGCTGGACTTCTAAGTGAGTCATGGCGTGTCTTTCGTTCACGAAGGACTGTTTTATCGATACACTTTCTGCTTGCGTTATTCTATTCCACAGTCGATGTTAAATAATTATGACAACAGAATAATTTCTAGGGTAGGATACGAGTGCAAGACACATACAAGAACCAGAagggaaaatttgaagaagtGCAGAATAGAGCATGATATTCGGCGGAGAAACTTCCGCTTTATGTAGCAAGTAACTAATTTCGTTTTAATATTGTCACTAGTTAAATGCATGCATATGTTTCCGAATAATAAGGTTACTTACCGGACTGAAGCAGGCAAACGGTAATGAAAGTAAACAGATAAAAAGAGAACGCTTTCATGATGCAGAAACTCTCAAGAAACAGGCTGAAAAGACGCAATACAGAATCGACGCTAATAATGGGTGCGGTGAGGTATATGATAAATATGCTTTTGTACATAATAGAGGCCTGGCAACTAAGCCTGCAAATAGGATTTTAGGATCTACATTGTAATGAGCGACAAGgcataataattttttccaagaAGTAAATACCCTAACcgagggtctcaatggggctaaccgtcaaccgtcaaatggccttaaaattaaccgtcaaccgtcaaatgagcGAGCCAAAATTAGCCGTCAAACTTCTCAGATATCCTTCAGCGATCGAGACCGATTGACTTAAATAAGGTCAACTCATGCCGCTAATAATTGATCGTTTTAATATATCACAGAAATGCATATTTGTGCTTGTTAGTCTCGAGTAAAAGCGACAGAACTGACTTCCGTCGGTTAACACTTCCGGTGTCGTTGAACGTCAGTCTTCACGGGTCACTTCACATGACCTCGCTATCGCTGTTCGTTTGCTGTTACAAAGCACGATGTCTAGGATGTGAAGGCGGTCATTAGCATATCTAGCATAGACTTAtttttaaccgtcaaccgtcagaGGGACCCCCCCTCCCCATTTAGACCCTCAGACCTGCATCGGGTTTGGGCATGAACATGGACGACGGTGAGTTTGAATTCGTTTACCATTTAACCATTTGAATCGTTTGACAATGCACTTCCTCTCTATAGGTTTCTGTCAACAGACGAATAAACAGAGGGACAACGTTTTTCACTTAACAACAAGCACTGAAAGAAAGGATCGAAAAGGATTCAAATGATTATGAAAATGGTAGCcaaattcaaagtttgcaCGCCCAAACCAGATGCAGATCTGTGCATGCGCGTGGATTTACCGCTGGACaaaaaaactgtggaaaatCAGGACTAGGCCATCGGGCCGCCGGGCCGTCGTGGGCCGGGGGCCGCCGAGTCGCTGGGCCGTCACGGCCCGTGGGCCGCTAGACCGCGGAcctgcttttagcaaaacccGTGTTAGAATGCTGTAATTTTCTGTCTTACCGTTTCCCTTCACGAGACGCTAAGGTTTTGGGTCAAGTGAGCCGAGGCCAAGTTTGTTGGCTTGCTCTTGAGTCCCAGAAAGTCGGCtaggtgtttttttaaattgtcgATACCTTGTTTTATACTGTCTTCAGTGACTGAAATGCGCGCTTTGTATCTCTCGATCGGTTTTTCCTCCCCTCTTCGATATATGCTAATGACCGCCTTCACATCCTAGACATCGTGTTTTGTAACAGCAAACGAACAGCGATAGCGAGGTCATGTGAAGTGACCCGTGAAGACTGACGTTCAACGACACCGGAAGTGTTCACCGACGGAAGTCAGTTCTCGAGACTAACAAGCACAAATATGCATTTCTGTGATATATTAAAACGATCAATTATTAGCGGCATGAGTTGACCTTATTTAAGTCAATCGGTCTCGATCGCTGAAGGATATCTGAGAAGTTTGACGGCTAATTTTGGCTCgctcatttgacggttgacggtaaaaatattccgttttgacggttgacggttaattttaaggccatttgacggttgacggttaaccccattgagaccctcgATAGAGTGGCTGTTTGTGCAAAAAGTTTATAAATAAATCCCtgaattgaaattttatcCTCCAATTATCGTTCTTGTGGATCCATAAACAAAATTCGGTGAACTACTTCCCCAGAGTtgattttatcatttatttttagcGGACACATTTCTACTCTCCTAACAGCTGCACGAATGCCAAAATTTGACGCCGCGTACacagaaaaattggaaatttttttaccttcccacattgattttttgttcaatttttcacAATCTATCAGAAAGTGGAAGAGAAAGTGGTCTACCGAAAAAAAATGGGGTGTCACCAACCATTTAAGAAAGTAAATTGCAAGCGAAGTTAACCCAACGGCTACCAGCCTTTATGTGTGCTTACTCGGACAGTTTTCTCAGCGCGCGCGCTCGATGCATGACGTGGCGTGATATTGCGCTACGAATTACGTGCGCAGTAGGGATGCGCAGaaacaattagcgcgaacgtccttaatgTATTGTCAAATAAATTTAATATACTCCAGGCCATATATGGTGCAACATAGGTGAATTTACAACCTGTGAGCCAAGAGAAACTTCTTTCCAAATAATTTACAGTACAGCACTTAAGGACAGTAATTGTAAGCTAGAAATGTTAGATctctatcaaaacaacttcaccgacaacgcagcgaaggttTTCGCTGCGGTACTTAAGCAAACTAATCTTAAAAAATTATGCCTCGAGGGTAACAAGATCACAAAGGAGGGATTATAGTATTTAATCGGCATGGTGGACTAGCTATCTTACTTATCATggatttaattaattatatttaatttaattgcCAATGGTGGAGTTTTGTCAGACTGTTTGAAATACACTTTAAATTTGTACTCAGTTTCAAAAAGGAGTTGCTGCCGTTGTTATATTAAACCAATAAATAGGggtacagtgccgtagcaaggggaggggccgggggggcccgtgcccccccagtttttttcctaggaagtaaaaacagacctgtataaaatgttaaaaataaaatattatcaagcaactgtttgggaagttttcaaaaaacgacctgccgatgaagtctacgtttgcctctaaggcaactcagccagtttaataactacgaacttagtatgatgactctgaaaggtagacacaaaatacaaaagaaaagaacagaaaaaagaaaaggaaaaagatctCCACAAAAATCACACAGATCTACTGTACCCAGTCCTcaagaggaggaggaggaggctgCTTATTACCGTCAGTGGAAGTGAGGCTGAGCATCACATCGCGTAATTTTGCTCAAAAGCCATTTGAGGGTAAATTTAATTCATCTCCACTTATTTTAAATGCCAATAGATGGTCCAACAAATTGCAAGATAAAGGTACTTTGACAATCCAGTGGCAGTTCACAAACAAGGAGCTAACAGTGTATGGctatattatacaactatcccccgaaggggaggtgaatagtggtggatatataccgagacgcgaagcgtcgaggtatatatccaccgctcttcaccgaccctgagggggatcgttgttttagtatttaccaaatcagatggataaaaaaatgctgttttaatttcttcttctgaaactttcgcgaaacgacgcgccatttttctttccgttCGCAAAACGAGTAGCGGGAGCCAAtgaaaacgcgcgaaaattgctatccactgatttggtaaatactaacaAAAACTATGAACACCTTGGGAAAAAGTGATGGTTGAATTCAAAGGCACTGTTTGCGCACTTTAATATGATTAGCCGACTACCTCTGAGCAGCCACATTGTAAATGACTTCTCACAGTTGCAAGCATTTGCAATCTACAGGAAGTTTTGGTTATTGTGATTTGAGCTGGTAGAACAAAACTTTTAATCTCTTCAGAGTTGCCTAACATGTTTCACAGCAAAAtcttcataataataattattaaattattattatgggcACCCCTTCAGCAGTGGCAAAAATGAAGGCCTGAACATTCaatccttcatttcattttcctctGCTTAAAGTGTTGGTCCCATAAATAAACATGTGTTACAAATACCAATGGAGTTACTTGATCTGTAAATTTAAATTGGGTATGAGCTCTTCCATGAACAACATCTTGTAAAATATCATCCAATGATAGTGTTCGTAAAcaatatcattgattttattCCCCTGTTTGTGGAAGCTAGCTAATATTACTCCTATTCCTAAAGAGACTCCTTTTGAAACATGTAATCAGTTGAGACCAATTTCTTTAACTAACATTATTATGAGACTCTTTGAAAGAGTGGCAGTAAAGCAAGAGCTGTCTCCTGTATTGGGGTCTGCTATTGGCCCAGACCAGTTTGCCTATAAAGAAGGATGCAACACAACCTTGGCACTCCTTACTTGTTGTCATCATTGGCTGGATGGGGCAATGGATTTTgtaagagtttttttttctttgatttctctAAGGCTTTTGACAGTGTTCCACATGCTGTTGTTTACAACAAGTTAATGTCACTTAAAATGAAACCTTATGTTATCAATTGGATTGTCAGTTTTCTCAGCAATAGGAAACAGAGACTAGTTGTGGACAGCTTTGTTGTCATCATTGGCTGGATGGGGCAATGGACTTCGTaagagtttttttctttgatttctctAAGGCTTTTGAAAGTGTTCCACATGCTATTGTTTGCAATAAGTTAATGTCACTTAAAATGAATCCTTATGTTATCAATTGGATTGTCAGTTTTCTCAGCAATAGGAAACAGAGAGTAGTTGTGGACGGCTTTGTCACCGAAATTGTTAGCATTAACAGAGGGGTACCACAAGGTACTGTCCTCGGGCCAATATTGTTTTCTATATTTATGGTAAATGATATAAGACCGGTTTACCCGGAGCGCAATCTGTTACTAAAATACGCTGACTTTACCAACTATTACCTCCTAAGAAACAGagatttttgtgaaaaagaggacatgattttattttacctgCTGTTAAAACAGAACGTTTTAAGAGATCGTTTATTAATAGGtgtctttttaatttcatttaattgtaCCTGATATTAAATTAATTCATGAGATTGTGTTGTCATGTACATATGTAAAGCCACATGTATGTTATGGCTATCTGACTATGGATGAATAAAGACTCTTACTATTATTTATACATAGTTCCAACAACTTTTGTCCTATCTCCATTGTGCACAACCTGCACCTCTGCTCGCAAAcaatttagtaaatttttgtATCAATTCAAATATTGTTACCATGGACTGTTACTCTGGAAAAGGAGTAATAAACAATGGGAAACAAGAGGAGAAACAGTGAAAAATTATGGAAATATGGTTCACATCAAACAATTTATGAGTGCTTGCTGATTACCAATGTAGAGTGGTTCTTTTAAGAACTACTCTATATTAAAAATGACTCTATATTTAAAAATGACTCTATATTTAAAAGACTGTtgaaaaccaataccaaaagGAGCAAACAATGTGATAAACCAATAataatcaactgaagatatgatcctcgcacttgctggacaatttaagcaatttttttactgtttattactccttctaacacttctttcaaaccaataataattggaATTCCTaacaattacctgtaactagCTTAAAGTTTGGGAAAATTGTCCTTAGAGGATtattaagccaatcactaagtgTAGCAATCACAATCACGGAATTACATCTGACAGGTATttaaaaactgctctaaataCCAGGTAACATCTCGCcaaggaaaagaaaccatCAAGCTTTTTTGGAGGGGTGCCCCATTACTATTGAGTGCAACTATTAGGGGCAAAAGGGTAACAAGCCATTTTTAACACTGGTTCAGTGGATGAATATAACACATGCACACTTTGCCTCTAGAAGTAACAGGATACACCCATAAGAACAGAACGTCCATCTGCTCCCCATACGGGAGAAAAAGAGCTGGTAAAAGAAAACCTTCAGAGAATGAATGAAAAGAGCAAAATGCAGACACACTAACCTTGGCTAAAAAAGCCAATTTCCCTGATTGTAGAGGACATACTCGATTAGCTGATTAAGTATTGCCAATGAGCCTTACACAACTCAAGTGGTTGTTTTGGACTTAGCCTTTATGccagagataaaaaaaaataaaacaaacagaacTTTGGGAATCACATTGTCACAAATTACACCACAAACTTGTAATAATAAGATAAGatttatttacaatttgttttaatcaCAAATTTATATTACTATTTGAATTTCTCTGTTACCTAGTCTTGATGATATACCAggcaacaaagaaaacaaacatacaaaacaaaactaagtAAAGCATGACTCTATGGTGTCCTTTGTTGGTCAGTGCTGTTAATCGTGCCATTGTTGACGACAAAAATGAACCCCCTGAGTCAAAATCTGTatcctgaaataaaaaaaaatgataataatattagcaaTTTATTATAAAGTAACTATTTCTTTAATGAAATATCAAATTACCGTATGTTGAAAGGCAAACAGGGGGggtcggggggggggggtggtgAATAGGGTGTCTAGCCAACCCCCATTTCcgctccttttttctttttttttttttctttgagtcgattgaatttttttagtagataaataaattaaattcataactcatttaaaaatggaaaaatggcaGTCTAAACTATCTGGACTTTTGTTAAAGTAAATACTTTGATTCTTTCCATTCACCCGAGCTAAAATATTCCTAGATCTGCCACTGCAAGTCAAAGTGCTTTACTAATTGTGCTGACagcaaatgaaataataattgactTCCTGTACGTAAAATCAAGTTAAACTACTATATAAAAAGAAGGGAAGATACACTTAGGTGAAAAACTGCTCCAAGTAAACCTTGGGGCAAAGTAGAGTATAGAATGAAAACAACCTTGGCCTGAATAATGTTTCAGATAAGcatgttttgttatttgtCCATGTGTCTGAGATTATATTTCCTATCAATGAGTTGCATGTTTTTTTATGCTAAGGGAGTGACACAGCTGATTTCGTTTTGTCAAACAGCAGGGAACAGTTCAGGTATGCAGACAACAATTCTGCATAATGAGaatatgacagcattttggTGATCTAAACAACTTGAAGAAACAGGAACCATCTCCTGCAGGGTGCTGGTAGCCTCCCACACAATCATTTTCAGGGGACTCTAATTTCACCTCCTTCCCTTAAAGAATGTTGGTGAAGAGGAGAAACAACTATGTGGCAGGGTGCATTTTGAACTGAATTTCATCTTCATGAAAGTActtccttttgttttaatattggatattatcattattgttatcatcatcattatatTTGGCAATACTTATACGCTATATGTTTGGTATTTACAGCACATCTTTTATGAAAGTATAATTACCATTTCATTGAGCATTTTATTCTGATATCTGACTTCCTGTCCAATGTCTATTGTTAGCTGCAAAAGAATTCAAAGAAACACTGGCTGGCATCATAAACAACATTGTATTGGGGTCCAACATAGCTTTGACAACATGTGAACTGAGGCTCCAAATCAAGGCAGGATGAGGGAGACAACAAGCTTTTGAGGAGGGATCAGGAAGAACAATAATCACATTATATCATTTCACAAAATGAACACAGTTCAAAAATTGCTGTCAAAGGGTACATCTGCATCACAGCTTTTTTGTCCAGAGAGCTAGTAATGTGTTACTCTAGTTGTGCATACAACCATATCCAGAATAAGGATATCATGTCTATTTGTATCTATCTACCCCCCTCCCACCCCTACCTCCTCACTAAAATTGTAACTTAGCAATTCGCAAATGTCAATATTTCACTTAACGTTCCTACATATCAGGGAGACTGTGCGCAAAAGCAAAACATGTAAAATAGTACCGATTTTAATGCCTGGACTTTACTGGAAAGATGATCAACCATTCTCTCGTTTTCTTCTTCCAACATGTTATGATCTGTTCGCTGAACCGTGTTACCTTGGCCTTGAAATTCGGAAGCTGAAACTAGTAGAGACAGAGACACACAACACAAAAcgataattaaaattttcaattaaaatatCCAAAGTGAcgaagttttaaaaaattaccGTGAGCTCTTCTCATCGTGATAAAAGCAGTGGAATCGGGTGAAATACCGGACTTAGTTGATGTCTCTTCAAACGACGTGTCCAAGATTACCTTTTAATTTGAGAAGTTAACCGctgacaacaaaacacatgcAATGGGATGAAAGTGAGGCAACacgattttaatttttttcgtgtttttatTCTTTGAACAAATTTCTGTATCAGCTGTGAAGATGTCATTGAATTCACTATTTCCTACAGGTACTTCATTAGCAATATTTAACTTTCTGGCTGTGCTGTTTTATCTCTATTTGTGGGGTGAAGAATGCCATTTATTCTTAAGACGAAAATATGAAACAGGTAGCTCCTTTGCAATacatatattatatattaaagTTGTCTTTATGTGTGTTTACCGGGTTGATCAAGATCAGTATTATCGATCTTCATCAGAGAAACTCTATTTTTTCCATTATGGTGGAAAATTAGTCAAGAGTCACATTatgtgtaatttttatgattattttgtgTGCATAAAACATTCAAAGACAGTCTACATGGAGCAGGAAGTGAAAGAACTGTGTGGGGGTGTGTAGGGGGCGTTGTGAACAGTGTGTCGATTTTCACGAGGGGCAGGGTCGGCGAGTCAATTCTGTCCGTTGGCCTTTTTGATAACGGTgattgaatttaattttcttttgtttcgaTGCTAATAACAAGCCTTTCTATTCTTGCTGCTAAgggcaaaattgaaaagaatatttcaccaaaaggaggccagtaggtctaattaagtATATAAATCATTTCTTTCTACTTTCACCATAGAGAGCAAAATCTGATAAGGGACTGGTCATTATTCATATGATCATAGTTAATAACTAATCACTATGATATGATGGGCACGGGAGGACTTGTGCAAaatctattattattgttgttattattattaatattattatcattactattgtTGTTAtatgttattatcattaatctttatttgaaaacaaaatcttcCTAGATCACATGGGGGTGGGTCACCAATTTTTATGCAGGGACAAAACAAGGGGGGTGTTAGGGCTCATTTATGCAAATATTCAATGGTTCTACCATAAGAAACATACATCTGAATGAACACATCACAATACAAATAGGTAAAAAGTACTCCTATCATTTTATGTGAGAAAGGTGGtctcagaaaaaaatggaCTTCATATAGAAGGGGGGTAGGACAAACAATCATGATAGACCTGATTTAACACCAGATCCCACCCCACATCTCACCCTAAGATAATGACTCTTCCCTAATAGTAGTGATATCCAAGGATTAAATCCGCAGTAGTGTACTTTGAACAACTTGTGTGCAATAATTCCTAAGGACAGCCTGTTTACTTGTTAAGACTTTCCTTGATATTTTCCACAATAGCCGTTAAAGCATGTCACATCACACGATGCCTAAAAGTACAAGTTTCTCTCCGTCATGCAAGCAGGGCAGAGGCTGCTCTCCGTGACCTTTTAGACAGTCAAATAAGTGACATCAAGCAAGGTGGAACATGGAAAGACGAAAGAGTGATAAATACCATGCAAGCTTCAGAAATTGGAGTACAAGGGCAACAAGATAAACTGCTTAACTTTTGTGCCAACAACTACCTCGGACTTTCTGTAAGtcagaaattttcaaaatttatgtGAGTTTTAAGTTGAAAGAGGGAGCAGAAATGACAGCTGGAAATAAGTCTGTGTTTGCAGGCTATTTTAAACTAGATGAGCACCAAACTATGCCTGATTGTCCAACTGGTTGCTTTGTGAACTGTAATCTTTTGTCCATTCTTTATAGACAGATTCATTTGCACCAAATTCCCCCTTCAACTTTGAGTGCCTGCAATGGGAGCTACTGTGTTCATTACCCCTCTCTGCAATTATTCCTTTAACTTGTCAACCATTGTTTTCTCTCCAAGAAAGGGGAGACCTTTTGGACGAatctaaattcaaacaatagtaTTAAAGTAACTTGATTATCAAATATCAGTTGATAGtttcactttttgtttctgttgcaGTCACACCCTGAAGTTGTTAAAGGAGCCAAAGATGCTTTAGACAAATATGGCAATGGCCTCAGCTCGGTGAGGTTTATATGTGGAACGCaggtaaaacaaaattataagTATGTTTGCATACTTTCTGGACTTCATTGCTGCAGCCTTTCTTTTATTGCTCTGAAATAATCATATCCCTCAGAGGGGTAGTGTGGGTCACATCTGTTGAAATGTGGGCAAAAAATTAGGTACTAAGAAACCAATCAACCTGGATCCGAGAAACAGTAACTGGGTAGTTGCTATGGAAACTGGATGACTAAGAGACTCACCATCTTGAGGAATCAGTCAGATTGTGGAGGTGCAAAAGCAACGCAATAGTGATATCTGTTTGATTTCCTAGATCACAACCAGATTTATTTAACTTTAATAGAACGCACAGTGAAATCATTAAATCAATCAGATTTATCTTATTAACTTATCAATAAACCTCAGAGCTGAGATTTATGTCAAACTTACTTTCACAGGACATCCACAAAGAACTTGAGGAGAAGATATCAAAATTTCATGAACGAGAGGATGCAATTCTTTATGCCTGTTGCTTTGATGCAAATACTGGTTTATTTGAGGTTCTTCTAGGACCAGATGATGCTGTCCTAAGTGATGAATTGAATCATGCCTCAATTATTGATGGAATACGACTCTGTAAAgctaagaaattaaaatacaagaACAAAGACATGGCAGGTATTGGGAAGCACGATCACatggcttgtttgtttttaatcttTTGCGTTCATTTTATTGAGCTTTGAGTATAATGTTTCCGTCAAATGTCaatattatttgtatttttacgAAAATCTCAGGGTCGACGATAAATGTCAAGACCAAAAATGGCTCTTGGCCTTATAGCCGagtattatgcatttacaattattattcatgttGATCAAGTTGATTTTAGGTATAAAGAAGTTTGGGGTCTAGGCTTAAGGCCGAATAAGTACGGTACTTGGTATtagcaaaataatattattattatattctaCCTTTTTACAAGAATATTGGGAAACAAGATAATGAAACAATGGCAGAGTGGGGTGAATTGGGTGGTTGCATTTCTTATAGAGGAAGGTCTTTCAAAGTAAATCAGATTCCTCTCTCTTATGAAAAAATAACATCTAATTTGGTTTTAATAGATTTAAAAAACtgtgataaaatatttctGATGTACTTACCTCTGTAAATAACTGACCCATAAATTCTTCAATTCAAACTAACAttactttcttcaaaaattttccaagTTCATGCATGGCCTTAGTAAAGGACCTTCACCAGCATAAGTGCTTTTAATTTGTGAAGTTTTCTGAAGTGTCCTGGCATTGCTTCCTTAATCTGATCTTATAATTTACAACAATTGTAATCCAAGCAAacggaatattttttttttctaacagCTTTATTGTATTTTGGCAGACCTTGAAGAGAAGCTTAAAGAAGCAGAGGGCTCACGTATGAAATTAATAGTCACTGATGGTGTTTTTAGCATGGATGGAAAAGTTGCACCTTTGAAGTAAGTATAAATGCTTTTCGTGACCAATTAAATGAAAGGAACGCACCTCATTATTGTAACATTAAGCACCAACGGTGAGATGTATACTAAATTTTGAACCTGACTTCAATTATGCACGAAATGGTGTTGATGATTGGTCAAGGAaattattgtcaaaataaGTACTGAATGTATGAAACGATTagcaaaaagtgaaaaatggaGAAGCAACAAGATGAAGATGAATGTTTCtaaggagaaaaaaatatccttgGGCGAGACAAATTAAGTGGAAACCTCTCTgttgcttaatttttttgcatatagtggaaaaaatatttcctctaATTACATATAGTAATCATGCGATAATAGCATCTATAGGTAGTTTAGTGGAAATTGTTTCTGTGATAAAGGTCAATGATATTGAAAAAGTGTTTAGCCTGGGTGACAGACATTCTCACTTTAGGTTGTTTGAAGTAGTGAGACTGAAAATACATTTTATGTTGCAGGCTAGGGTCATTTCTTAACAAAATCCCTTGTTTCCTTGTTGTGTAGTGAGATATGTGACTTGGCTGACAAGTATGGTGCCTTGACATTTATTGACGAGTGTCATGCGACTGGGTTTTTAGGTGCAACTGGCAGGTATACCAaaagatcattaattttttttccttttgtgcaTCTGTTGAAAGTGTCTAACTTAATTGCCATATGGTTTTATGTATAAGACGACATATTAAGATACCTGCATGCCCTGAAAAAAGTATCTGATGAGTCTTTGTAATGTCATTACTTTATTCCCCAGAGGAACTGAAGAATATTTGAACTGCAAGGGTCGTGTGGATATCATCAACTCCACTCTTGGAAAAGCCTTGGGTGGTG carries:
- the LOC141875808 gene encoding BET1 homolog → MRRAHVSASEFQGQGNTVQRTDHNMLEEENERMVDHLSSKVQALKSLTIDIGQEVRYQNKMLNEMDTDFDSGGSFLSSTMARLTALTNKGHHRVMLYLVLFCMFVFFVAWYIIKTR
- the LOC141875805 gene encoding 2-amino-3-ketobutyrate coenzyme A ligase, mitochondrial-like isoform X2, which translates into the protein MSLNSLFPTGAKLKRIFHQKEATVKACHITRCLKVQVSLRHASRAEAALRDLLDSQISDIKQGGTWKDERVINTMQASEIGVQGQQDKLLNFCANNYLGLSSHPEVVKGAKDALDKYGNGLSSVRFICGTQDIHKELEEKISKFHEREDAILYACCFDANTGLFEVLLGPDDAVLSDELNHASIIDGIRLCKAKKLKYKNKDMADLEEKLKEAEGSRMKLIVTDGVFSMDGKVAPLNEICDLADKYGALTFIDECHATGFLGATGRGTEEYLNCKGRVDIINSTLGKALGGAAGGYTTGPKQLIQMLRQKSRPYLFSNTLPPPVVGGASKVFDLLMDGSELIEKVAQNTNLFRSRMTAAGFHIIGDNHPITPVMLGDARIAVEFADEMLERGIYVIGFTFPVVPKGQARIRVQISAAHSTEEIERCVEAFVEVGRKKGVI
- the LOC141875805 gene encoding 2-amino-3-ketobutyrate coenzyme A ligase, mitochondrial-like isoform X3, whose translation is MSLNSLFPTAVKACHITRCLKVQVSLRHASRAEAALRDLLDSQISDIKQGGTWKDERVINTMQASEIGVQGQQDKLLNFCANNYLGLSSHPEVVKGAKDALDKYGNGLSSVRFICGTQDIHKELEEKISKFHEREDAILYACCFDANTGLFEVLLGPDDAVLSDELNHASIIDGIRLCKAKKLKYKNKDMADLEEKLKEAEGSRMKLIVTDGVFSMDGKVAPLNEICDLADKYGALTFIDECHATGFLGATGRGTEEYLNCKGRVDIINSTLGKALGGAAGGYTTGPKQLIQMLRQKSRPYLFSNTLPPPVVGGASKVFDLLMDGSELIEKVAQNTNLFRSRMTAAGFHIIGDNHPITPVMLGDARIAVEFADEMLERGIYVIGFTFPVVPKGQARIRVQISAAHSTEEIERCVEAFVEVGRKKGVI
- the LOC141875805 gene encoding 2-amino-3-ketobutyrate coenzyme A ligase, mitochondrial-like isoform X1; translation: MSLNSLFPTGTSLAIFNFLAVLFYLYLWGEECHLFLRRKYETAVKACHITRCLKVQVSLRHASRAEAALRDLLDSQISDIKQGGTWKDERVINTMQASEIGVQGQQDKLLNFCANNYLGLSSHPEVVKGAKDALDKYGNGLSSVRFICGTQDIHKELEEKISKFHEREDAILYACCFDANTGLFEVLLGPDDAVLSDELNHASIIDGIRLCKAKKLKYKNKDMADLEEKLKEAEGSRMKLIVTDGVFSMDGKVAPLNEICDLADKYGALTFIDECHATGFLGATGRGTEEYLNCKGRVDIINSTLGKALGGAAGGYTTGPKQLIQMLRQKSRPYLFSNTLPPPVVGGASKVFDLLMDGSELIEKVAQNTNLFRSRMTAAGFHIIGDNHPITPVMLGDARIAVEFADEMLERGIYVIGFTFPVVPKGQARIRVQISAAHSTEEIERCVEAFVEVGRKKGVI